From Heliomicrobium modesticaldum Ice1, a single genomic window includes:
- a CDS encoding transposase: MQSVAQPLEEVQKIFCRTPGGKKAGRLIQHFTQYASKVYGFSQMVRQAKDGRKQPRIKAPAIFTVAFFGAFFCMESMERMDRWRKTGVFRQLVPKNIRLPSHDTVRQALMKWDLREQRKQHNCVIQRYKEQRGPQKESINGWRVTAIDGVELFHTKAYRCPECLTREHRDKTTDYYHAVVVAQQVGGSANLIYDWEMRKPQDGVDKDEGETTVAQRLIRRMAETYGKITDVYTLDALFAKAPVIHAALDAGAHVVVRMKEERRRIMKEANACFANRLPDSTWEERDGKGNTVYVQAWDEEGLAQWPQVRVPMRIVKIIRHTNKTVIEANKEVFVTDVVERWIATTCSSEKADTQTIAQIAAARWDIENIGFRNLKTFNALDHCFVHDSVAIKAMIGFQVLAFNLKRLFSFHHLPASSRNRDVPLRYLIDEMRSSRRG, encoded by the coding sequence GTGCAAAGCGTAGCACAGCCACTCGAAGAAGTCCAGAAAATTTTTTGTAGAACACCTGGTGGAAAAAAAGCGGGCCGACTAATTCAACATTTTACGCAGTACGCCTCAAAGGTATATGGCTTTTCGCAGATGGTCCGTCAAGCAAAGGATGGTCGCAAACAACCCCGTATCAAAGCCCCAGCCATTTTTACCGTCGCTTTTTTTGGCGCCTTTTTCTGTATGGAGAGTATGGAGCGGATGGACCGTTGGCGAAAAACCGGGGTATTCCGTCAATTGGTTCCCAAAAACATTCGATTGCCATCACATGATACGGTGCGACAAGCCTTGATGAAATGGGATCTAAGAGAGCAACGAAAGCAGCATAACTGTGTGATCCAGCGATATAAGGAGCAACGCGGCCCGCAGAAGGAAAGCATCAATGGTTGGCGAGTGACTGCCATCGATGGCGTGGAGTTATTCCACACCAAGGCCTATCGTTGTCCCGAATGCCTTACGCGCGAACACCGCGACAAAACCACCGACTATTATCATGCGGTCGTAGTCGCCCAACAGGTTGGCGGTAGCGCGAACCTGATTTATGACTGGGAAATGCGAAAACCTCAGGATGGGGTGGACAAGGATGAAGGAGAAACCACCGTCGCCCAACGATTGATCCGACGTATGGCCGAGACCTATGGAAAAATAACGGATGTATACACGTTAGACGCGCTGTTTGCCAAAGCACCCGTCATTCATGCCGCTCTGGATGCAGGCGCTCATGTAGTTGTTCGCATGAAAGAAGAACGTCGACGGATAATGAAAGAGGCAAATGCCTGCTTTGCGAACCGGCTTCCGGACTCCACTTGGGAAGAAAGAGATGGAAAAGGGAATACCGTTTACGTTCAAGCTTGGGACGAAGAGGGATTGGCACAATGGCCGCAAGTTCGCGTGCCCATGCGAATCGTAAAAATCATTCGTCATACCAACAAGACAGTCATCGAAGCAAACAAAGAAGTCTTTGTCACTGATGTGGTGGAGCGCTGGATAGCAACCACATGCTCATCCGAAAAAGCGGATACCCAGACGATCGCACAAATTGCCGCCGCTCGTTGGGATATTGAGAATATTGGATTTCGCAACCTTAAGACGTTCAACGCCTTGGACCACTGCTTCGTGCACGATTCGGTGGCGATCAAAGCGATGATCGGATTTCAAGTGCTGGCTTTTAATCTTAAGCGATTGTTTTCCTTTCACCACCTTCCTGCCTCTTCTCGTAATCGAGATGTGCCGCTTCGATATCTCATTGATGAGATGCGATCGAGTAGGAGGGGGTGA
- a CDS encoding IS1380-like element ISHmo1 family transposase, with product MTMKKFIIEQSNEELTPVTGLALVGALLRKTSLKLRLDKFTVPTCLTPDISHGTVALSYLGLLCQGKNDFDAIELARGDDFFRYAMGVDIVPSSPTLRQRFEKVVETDLKWNDIIMEESARLIKKAKAPLTPVRVGATDYLTVDVDVTPLDNSGSKKEGVTRTYKGHDGFAPILAYLGQEGYCINVELRPGKDHSQKGTPQFLTKSINYARQCGAEKLLVRMDSGFDSVDNIRVLRAENVDYIIKRNLRQETPEMWRDIALKNGQARIVREGKVEYMGSVMWKVGNMEQRERVVFHVVERTILSNGQQLLLPELEVATYWTSLPVSPEELIHLQRDHGTSEQFHSELKTDLDLERLPSGKFKVNDLVFHFGALAYNLLRIVGQMSLHHPDSPLKRKAHTQRRRIRTVLQNVITIASRLVRHARQVKLRLGAHSPWYATFKDLYLAFS from the coding sequence ATGACCATGAAGAAGTTCATTATCGAGCAATCGAATGAGGAGCTTACACCGGTAACTGGATTGGCGCTCGTGGGCGCCTTGTTAAGAAAGACTTCATTGAAATTGCGATTGGATAAGTTCACTGTGCCCACTTGTTTGACACCAGATATAAGCCACGGAACTGTTGCTCTGAGCTACCTGGGCCTTCTCTGTCAGGGAAAGAATGACTTCGATGCGATTGAGCTGGCTCGTGGAGATGACTTTTTTCGATACGCCATGGGCGTCGACATCGTACCCTCCAGTCCCACGTTACGACAACGATTTGAAAAGGTTGTTGAGACGGATTTGAAATGGAACGACATCATTATGGAAGAATCTGCTCGTCTCATCAAAAAAGCAAAAGCTCCCCTGACACCTGTTCGGGTCGGCGCTACAGACTATCTGACGGTAGACGTAGATGTGACGCCATTGGATAATTCCGGTTCCAAAAAAGAGGGGGTGACGCGCACCTACAAAGGTCATGATGGCTTTGCGCCCATACTGGCCTACCTCGGTCAGGAAGGCTACTGCATAAACGTTGAGCTGCGTCCGGGCAAAGATCATAGCCAGAAAGGAACGCCCCAGTTCTTAACAAAGAGCATCAATTACGCACGCCAGTGCGGAGCTGAGAAGCTTCTGGTACGCATGGATTCCGGCTTTGACAGCGTCGATAACATACGTGTCCTCCGCGCAGAGAATGTTGACTACATAATCAAACGCAACCTTCGCCAAGAAACTCCCGAAATGTGGAGGGACATCGCCCTTAAAAATGGGCAGGCCCGAATTGTTCGGGAAGGAAAAGTGGAGTATATGGGCAGTGTAATGTGGAAGGTCGGCAATATGGAACAACGTGAACGGGTGGTTTTCCATGTCGTGGAACGAACCATCTTGTCCAATGGGCAGCAATTGCTGCTTCCAGAGTTAGAAGTGGCCACGTACTGGACGTCGTTACCCGTCTCGCCGGAAGAATTGATCCATTTGCAAAGAGATCACGGAACCAGCGAGCAATTCCATAGCGAGTTAAAAACGGACCTTGATTTGGAACGACTGCCTAGTGGAAAATTTAAGGTCAATGATCTGGTCTTTCATTTCGGTGCGCTTGCCTATAACCTGCTTCGCATCGTTGGTCAAATGAGCTTACACCATCCGGATTCTCCCCTAAAGAGAAAGGCCCATACGCAGCGCCGCCGGATACGCACGGTACTTCAAAATGTGATCACCATTGCGTCTCGATTGGTGAGACATGCCAGACAAGTGAAGCTCCGGCTCGGGGCGCATAGTCCCTGGTACGCAACGTTTAAGGATCTCTATCTTGCTTTTTCGTAA